The DNA window ATGGTAAAAGAGCAAATGCTACTATTTCCGGACCAGTTCAAAATTGATTATTTAAATCATAAATCGGTATAAAATGCTACAAATAAAAGATATAACTATTACCGCAAAACAAATAAAAGGAGAACTCATCCTTTTTTTGGTTTGTTTTTTGATTGGGTTTGTAATCAACTTTATTGCGATCAGTTGGTATGGCTCTAATTGGTCGGAACTATTCACCTCCTTGCATTATGTGATTGTATTCGGATTATTTCTTTATGCAATTTGGAGCGGCATTCGATTCCTATTGCTATTGTTTAAAAGAATTTTTCAAAAACCGAAAACCAAGACGGTCTAAACCCTTATTCATCCCTAAAATTTATAAAATACAAAACGGTGCAATTCAAACAACAAAATTATTCCGCAACTCATAAAATTTTTTATGCTTGGTTCGAAGCGATGCATACCCGAATAGATATTGCTGTTTCGGCCCCTATTTTGCGCAATGATTTGGTTACAATTGCTTCTGAAATTGAGCAAATAGTTCAGAAATATGAACGTATTGCGAATCGATTTGACCCCAAAAGCGAAATCAGTTTGGTGAATAAAAATGCTTCGGTAAAAGCAGTTCGAATTTCGCCTGAGTTGTACGATTTGCTAGCAGATTGTGAGTTGCATAACACAAACACTTTAGGCTATTTTGATGTTTCTGTTTATTCGACAATTGCAGCCGAAAATGGCTCAAAAAGCTATATTCTGAATACAAATAATCAAACCGTTACCTTTTCGCAGACCGGAGTTTTATTGGATTTGTCCGGTTTTCTGAAAGGCTATGTTTTGAATAAATTGATTTCTATTGTGGAAACCAAAAACATCGAGGATATCTTGATCAATGTTGGAAACAGTTCGATTTATGCCAAGGGGAATCATCCTTTTGGCGAAGGCTGGAAAATAAAAATACCAGATACCCAAAAAGAGTGTGTCCTTAATAATGAATGTTTGACCACTTCAGGAAACACCGATAAAAGCCAATGGAAAATCGTCAATCCGTTGACATCAAAAACGGCCGGGACTAAAAAACCAATTTCAGTGCTTTCGAAATTTCCCGACGAGGGCGAAGTGCTTTCGAAAGTGGCTTATTTAGCTTCAAAATCGGATGCGAAAGCTATTCTTAAAAATTATAATGCCCGCATACTTTAAAAAAATCAACTAATCACTAATTTATAAAATCGAAAATGAAAAAATGCAATTTACTACTGTTTGCCCTGCTACTAAGCACGTTTACACTGTTCTCACAAGCCAAATGGGAAACACTTTTTAATGGAAAAGACCTTAACGGCTGGAAGGTGTTGAATGGGACCGCCGAATATGAAATAAAAGACGATGCCATT is part of the Flavobacterium nackdongense genome and encodes:
- a CDS encoding FAD:protein FMN transferase; the encoded protein is MQFKQQNYSATHKIFYAWFEAMHTRIDIAVSAPILRNDLVTIASEIEQIVQKYERIANRFDPKSEISLVNKNASVKAVRISPELYDLLADCELHNTNTLGYFDVSVYSTIAAENGSKSYILNTNNQTVTFSQTGVLLDLSGFLKGYVLNKLISIVETKNIEDILINVGNSSIYAKGNHPFGEGWKIKIPDTQKECVLNNECLTTSGNTDKSQWKIVNPLTSKTAGTKKPISVLSKFPDEGEVLSKVAYLASKSDAKAILKNYNARIL